The Pseudomonas putida nucleotide sequence ACGTCAATGGTCTGGCCTACGTCCAGCACCAGGCTGCTGCCCAGCAGGAAGCGCGTGGGGGCCAGGCGGTGCAGGGCGGTGGTGATCGGCACTACCAAAATGCCGTGGCTCAGCTCCGGCAGCCGGTAAAGGCTGGCGATACGCTGGGAAATGATGTCCTGGTGCGGCGAGAACAGGTCGTAGGGCAGGGTTTCCCAATCGGGAAACGGCAGCACCGGCAGGTCCGGAGCAAAGAAGCGCAGCTCCTGTTCCAGACGATCGGCCGCCTGGCTGTCGGCGGTCAGCAGCAGGGTGAAGCGGCCCGCGCTGCTGGCGGCCTCGGCGATGGCCAGGCTGAGGGCGGCACCGGGCAGGTTGCCCCAGGTTTGTTTGCCGGCCGTGGCCGACATTTGCGGAAGGCGCAGAACTGACACGGGAGATTGCACTCCAAGCGTTGCGGCAAAGAGATCGATTGTACCGGTGACGGTGCCTGCTGTCAGGCTCGACAGGCCATGAACTGCGGGCTTTGCCATCGGCGACAGGCGCTCATTGCCGGTTACGCGCAGGGGCGTCATAATGTAGCCCCTTTTTTCTGTCCCTACATGTGGAAGGTTCCCGTGACTCAGAAGCCCGACCAGTGTCTTGGTGAGTGGATTGATCGTGAAGCTCTGGCTGAAGCGATGATCCCGCTTATCGGTCAGCTCTACCGCAACAACAACGTGGTGAGCTCGATCTATGGCCGCAGCCTGATCAACCGTTCGGTTATCTCGATCCTCAAAGCTCACCGCTTTGCGCGTCACCGTCAGACCGACGAGACCGAACTGTCCGTACACGAGACATTCCCTCTGCTCAAGGCCATGAGCGAGCTGAAACTGGGCGCCGCTTCGGTCGACCTGGGCAAGCTGGCCAACAAATTCAAGCAGGAAGGCAATGGCCGCACTGCCGAGCAGTTTGTCCGTGAAGAACTGGCCGACGTGGTTGGCCAGCAGAACGCTTCGGCCCGCAAGGGTACCGATGTCGTCCTGTACGGCTTCGGCCGCATCGGCCGCCTGCTGGCGCGCATCCTGATCGAGAAGACCGGTGGCGGCGACGGCCTGCGCCTGCGTGCCATCGTCGTGCGCAAAGGCGCCGAGAACGACCTGGTCAAGCGTGCCAGCCTGCTGCGCCGTGACTCGGTGCATGGCCCGTTCGATGGCACCATCACCATCGACGAAGCCAACAACACCCTCACTGCCAACGGCAACCTGATCCAGATCATCTACGCCAAGAGCCCGAGCGAAGTCGACTACACCCAGTACGGCATCGACAACGCGCTGATCGTCGACAACACCGGTGTGTGGCGTGACGCCGACGGCCTGGGCCAGCACCTGGCTTGCCCGGGCGCTGCCCGCGTGATTCTCACTGCACCTGGCAAGGGCGCACTGAAGAACATCGTGCACGGCATCAACCACGGCGACATCACTGCCGATGACAAGATCATCTCGGCAGCGTCCTGCACCACCAACGCCATCGTGCCGGTGCTCAAAGCCATCAACGACCAGTACGGCATCGTTAACGGCCACGTCGAAACCGTTCACTCGTTCACCAACGACCAGAACCTGATCGACAACTTCCACAAGGGCAGCCGCCGTGGCCGTGCCGCGCCGCTGAACATGGTCATCACCGAAACCGGCGCCGCCACCGCTGCCGCCAAGGCACTGCCAGTGCTGAAGGGCAAGCTGACCGGCAACGCCATTCGCGTTCCGACGCCGAACGTTTCGATGGCCATTCTCAACCTGAACCTCGAGAAGCCGACCACCCGCGACGAGATCAACGAGTACCTGCGCCAGACCGCCATGCACTCGGAACTGCACAAGCAGATCGACTACGTCAGCTCGCAGGAAGTGGTTTCGACCGACTTCGTAGGTTCGCGCCACGCTGGTGTTGTGGATGCCGAGGCGACCATCGCCAACGACAACCGCGTTGTCCTGTACGTCTGGTACGACAACGAATTCGGCTACAGCTGCCAGGTCGTTCGCGTGATGGAAGAAATGTCGGGTGTGAACCCGCCAGCGTTTCCACGCTGATTCGCTTGTAAGCGCATGAAAAAACGGGAACCTTCGGGTTCCCGTTTTTTTTGCCTGGCATTTGTGTTCATCTGTGCCGGCCCTTTCGCGGGGCAAGCCCGCTCCTACAGGCGATCGCGTTCCCCTGTAGGAGCGGGCTTGCCCCGCGAAAGGGCCGGCACAGGCAATCGAGAACTCGATATTGCGCGCAATCCTTTCAATATTGTTGATGCTCCTCACCGCCTGTAACCAGGGCCCGACCCTGGAACGCCTGGGCGGCCCGACCATGGGCAGCAGCTACAGCATCCAGTACGTCCGCGAACCCGGCGGCCCGGCCCCGGCCCAGGTTCAGGCGGCGGTCGAGAGCCTGCTCAACGACATCGATCAGCATTACTCGACCTACCGCAGCGACTCCACGGTCAGCCAGTTCAACCTGCTGCCCGCCAACCAGTGCACGGCCTTGCCGCCCGACATGCTCGAACTGGTCGCCTTCGGCCAGCACCTGGCCGAGCTGAGCGACGGCGCTTTCGACCTCACCGTCGAGCCGCTGCTCGACCTCTGGGGCTTCGGCCCGCAGGCCCGCCACGAACAGGTACCCGACCACCAGGCCCTGGCCCAGGCTCGCCAGCGGGTCGGCTATCACCATCTGCGCGTCGACGGCCAGGCCCTGTGCAAGGACGCCCCGGTCCAACTGGACTTCAACAGCATCGCCGCTGGCCACGCCGTCGACCTGATCGCCGAGCGCCTGCGCGCCATGGGCGTGGCCAGTTTCGTCGCCGAAGCCACCGGCGAGCTCAAGGCCGTGGGCCGCAAGCCCGATGGCAGCCCTTGGCGCATCGCCCTGGAACTGCCCCGCGAAGACCGCCAGATCGCCCGCCAGATCATTGCGGTCAATGGCCTGGGGGTATCGACCTCGGGTGACTATCGCCACTATTTCGAGGAGAATGGCCGGCGCTATTCACACACCTTCGATGCCCGCCTGGGGCGCCCCGTCGATCACGACCTGGCCGCGGTCACCGTGCTCGATGCCTCGGCGCTGCAGGCCGATGGCTATTCGACCCTGCTGTTGATCCTGGGGCCGGAGCGCGGCTGGGACTTCGCCGTGGCCCATGATCTGGCTGCGGTATTGGTGACTCGGGCCGAGGGTGGCTTCGTCTCCCGAGCGACCCCTGCATTCGAGCAGGCGGTGAAAGGCGATTGAAAGCGTTGGCAGGGATGATCGCTGCCAGGGATCGGTGAATGACATGTAGTGCAGGCAAAATTGGCCTACGACGCGACCAAGGGTTAATGTGCGCGGCGTTCACGCTTGATTAGACTGCACCCGAATTTTCTCATGACGCCCCGGCGGCATGATCGAGTCCCGCGGGTAACCGTAACCCCGGGCCAGTTCTGAAGGAGTACGCATGGCTGTCTACAACTACGACGTAGTGGTGCTGGGTTCCGGCCCGGCCGGTGAAGGCGCGGCAATGAACGCCGCCAAAGCGGGGCGCAAGGTGGCAATGGTCGACAGCCGCCGTCAGGTCGGCGGCAACTGCACCCACCTGGGCACCATCCCGTCCAAGGCGCTGCGTCACTCGGTGCGGCAGATCATGCAGTTCAACACCAACCCGATGTTCCGTGCCATCGGTGAGCCGCGCTGGTTCTCCTTCCCCGACGTGCTCAAGAGCGCCGAGAAGGTCATCGCCAAGCAGGTTGCGTCGCGTACCGGCTACTACGCCCGTAACCGCGTCGATCTGTTCTTCGGCACCGGCAGCTTCGCCGACGAGCAGACCGTCGAAGTGGTGTGCCCGAATGGCGTGGTCGAAAAGCTCAACGCCAA carries:
- a CDS encoding glyceraldehyde-3-phosphate dehydrogenase, which encodes MWKVPVTQKPDQCLGEWIDREALAEAMIPLIGQLYRNNNVVSSIYGRSLINRSVISILKAHRFARHRQTDETELSVHETFPLLKAMSELKLGAASVDLGKLANKFKQEGNGRTAEQFVREELADVVGQQNASARKGTDVVLYGFGRIGRLLARILIEKTGGGDGLRLRAIVVRKGAENDLVKRASLLRRDSVHGPFDGTITIDEANNTLTANGNLIQIIYAKSPSEVDYTQYGIDNALIVDNTGVWRDADGLGQHLACPGAARVILTAPGKGALKNIVHGINHGDITADDKIISAASCTTNAIVPVLKAINDQYGIVNGHVETVHSFTNDQNLIDNFHKGSRRGRAAPLNMVITETGAATAAAKALPVLKGKLTGNAIRVPTPNVSMAILNLNLEKPTTRDEINEYLRQTAMHSELHKQIDYVSSQEVVSTDFVGSRHAGVVDAEATIANDNRVVLYVWYDNEFGYSCQVVRVMEEMSGVNPPAFPR
- a CDS encoding FAD:protein FMN transferase, giving the protein MLLTACNQGPTLERLGGPTMGSSYSIQYVREPGGPAPAQVQAAVESLLNDIDQHYSTYRSDSTVSQFNLLPANQCTALPPDMLELVAFGQHLAELSDGAFDLTVEPLLDLWGFGPQARHEQVPDHQALAQARQRVGYHHLRVDGQALCKDAPVQLDFNSIAAGHAVDLIAERLRAMGVASFVAEATGELKAVGRKPDGSPWRIALELPREDRQIARQIIAVNGLGVSTSGDYRHYFEENGRRYSHTFDARLGRPVDHDLAAVTVLDASALQADGYSTLLLILGPERGWDFAVAHDLAAVLVTRAEGGFVSRATPAFEQAVKGD